A part of Sebastes fasciatus isolate fSebFas1 chromosome 10, fSebFas1.pri, whole genome shotgun sequence genomic DNA contains:
- the LOC141774780 gene encoding complexin-2: protein MDFVMKQALGGATKDMGKMLGGEEEKDPDAAKKEEERQEALRQQEDERKAKHTRMEAEREKVRQTIRDKYGLKKKEEKEAEEKAAMEQACEGSLTRPKKAIPRGCGDDDEEDEESILDTVLKFLPGPLQDMFKK, encoded by the exons ATGGATTTTGTAATGAAGCAAGCTTTAGGTG GGGCCACCAAAGACATGGGTAAGATGCTGggtggggaggaggagaaggacccGGATGCAGccaagaaggaggaggagcggcAGGAGGCGCTGAGGCAGCAGGAGGACGAGAGGAAGGCCAAACACACCCGCATGGAGGCCGAGAGGGAAAAAGTACGGCAGACCATCAGGGACAAG TACGGgctgaagaagaaggaggagaaggaggcggAGGAGAAAGCGGCCATGGAGCAGGCCTGCGAGGGGTCGCTGACGCGCCCGAAGAAGGCGATCCCGCGGGGCTGCGGAGACGACGAcgaagaggacgaggagagcATCCTCGACACCGTCCTGAAGTTTCTGCCCGGACCTCTACAGGACATGTTCaagaagtaa